Proteins from one Prosthecomicrobium sp. N25 genomic window:
- a CDS encoding elongation factor G: protein MADGQGGAGGGGSGNGRRGGPRCVALVGPFSSGKTTLLEAILERTGAIPKAGSVAAGTTVGDAAPEARAHRMGVELNVAEATFMGDRYTFLDCPGSVEYLFETEAALTGVDMAVVVCEADEKKIPALQLTLKQLEDHGVPHILFLNKIDKASTSVRETLALMQTASSVPMVLRQIPIWKDGIAIGYIDLALERAHVYREHAESEVVPIPDGERAREVEARYQMLERIADYDDHLMEELLSDIEPPRDEIFDDLRREMRDGLICPVFIGCAERGNGVSRLLKAIRHDCPSVAETADRLGLNAGGDGVVQVVKTFHTQHGGKMSVARVLAGKIGDGAVLFDGRGESDRVSGLYRLNGKESAKRGEALAGETVGLAKVEVAHTGDTLTTSKAGIARLVTLEPPEPVMALAVAPHDRKDEVKLSTALQRIAEEDPSIRVSHDPVSSETLVEGQGEMHLKIAFERLTAKFGVTLETRQPAIPYKETIRGKTTVRGRHKKQSGGHGQFGDVVLEIAPLPRGSGFVFSEAITGGVVPRNYIPAVEEGVADCLKHGVNGFPVVDLSVRLIDGSYHSVDSSDQAFKTAAQIGMREGLPQCQPVLLEPILRVEIACPSDATSRINQIVTGRRGQLLGFDGRPGWAGWDVVQALIPQSEMHNLIVELRSATAGVGSYRARFEHLAELTGHLAAKILERAKAAHAA, encoded by the coding sequence CGGATCGGTCGCAGCCGGAACGACGGTCGGCGACGCGGCCCCGGAGGCCCGCGCGCACCGCATGGGGGTGGAACTGAACGTGGCGGAGGCGACCTTCATGGGCGACCGCTATACGTTCCTGGATTGCCCCGGGTCGGTCGAATACCTGTTCGAGACCGAGGCCGCGCTGACCGGCGTCGACATGGCGGTGGTCGTCTGCGAGGCGGACGAGAAGAAGATCCCGGCCCTGCAACTCACCCTGAAACAGCTCGAGGACCACGGCGTCCCGCACATCCTGTTCCTGAACAAGATCGACAAGGCGAGCACCTCGGTGCGCGAGACGCTGGCGCTGATGCAGACGGCCTCGTCGGTGCCGATGGTGCTGCGCCAGATCCCGATCTGGAAGGACGGCATCGCGATCGGCTACATCGACCTGGCGCTCGAGCGCGCCCATGTCTATCGCGAGCATGCCGAGAGCGAGGTCGTTCCGATCCCGGACGGCGAGCGGGCGCGCGAGGTGGAGGCGCGCTACCAGATGCTGGAGCGGATCGCGGACTACGACGACCACCTGATGGAGGAGCTTCTTTCCGACATCGAGCCGCCGCGCGACGAGATCTTCGACGACCTGCGCCGCGAAATGCGGGACGGGCTGATCTGTCCGGTCTTTATCGGCTGCGCCGAGCGCGGCAACGGCGTCAGCCGGCTCCTCAAGGCGATCCGGCACGATTGCCCGTCGGTCGCCGAGACGGCCGACCGGCTCGGCCTCAACGCCGGGGGCGACGGCGTCGTCCAGGTCGTGAAGACCTTCCACACCCAGCACGGCGGCAAGATGTCGGTCGCCAGGGTGCTGGCCGGCAAGATCGGAGACGGCGCGGTGCTGTTCGACGGGCGTGGCGAGAGCGACCGGGTGTCCGGCCTGTACCGGCTCAACGGCAAGGAGAGTGCCAAGCGCGGCGAGGCCCTCGCGGGCGAGACGGTGGGGCTCGCCAAGGTCGAGGTGGCGCATACCGGCGACACGCTGACCACGTCGAAGGCGGGAATCGCCCGTCTGGTGACGCTCGAGCCGCCGGAGCCCGTGATGGCGCTCGCGGTGGCGCCGCACGACCGGAAGGACGAGGTGAAGCTCTCCACGGCGCTGCAGCGCATCGCCGAGGAGGATCCGTCGATCCGGGTCAGCCACGACCCCGTGAGCAGCGAGACGCTGGTCGAGGGGCAGGGCGAGATGCACCTGAAGATCGCCTTCGAGCGGCTGACGGCCAAGTTCGGCGTCACGCTCGAGACCCGGCAGCCGGCCATCCCCTACAAGGAGACGATCCGCGGCAAAACGACCGTGCGCGGGCGGCACAAGAAACAGTCGGGCGGCCACGGCCAGTTCGGCGACGTGGTGCTGGAGATCGCGCCGCTGCCGCGCGGATCGGGCTTCGTCTTCTCCGAGGCGATCACGGGCGGGGTGGTGCCGCGCAACTACATTCCGGCGGTCGAGGAGGGCGTCGCCGACTGCCTGAAGCACGGGGTGAACGGCTTCCCGGTCGTCGACCTGTCGGTCAGGCTGATCGACGGCTCCTACCATTCGGTCGACAGTTCCGACCAGGCCTTCAAGACCGCCGCCCAGATCGGCATGCGCGAGGGCCTGCCGCAGTGCCAGCCGGTGCTGCTGGAGCCGATCCTGCGGGTCGAGATCGCCTGCCCGTCGGACGCGACCTCGCGGATCAACCAGATCGTCACGGGCCGGCGCGGCCAGCTCCTCGGCTTCGACGGCCGGCCGGGCTGGGCGGGCTGGGACGTGGTGCAGGCGCTGATCCCGCAGTCGGAGATGCACAACCTGATCGTCGAGCTGCGCTCGGCGACCGCCGGGGTCGGCAGCTACCGGGCCCGCTTCGAGCATCTGGCCGAACTGACAGGTCATCTCGCGGCCAAGATCCTGGAACGCGCGAAGGCCGCGCACGCGGCCTGA